A portion of the bacterium genome contains these proteins:
- a CDS encoding flagellar hook-basal body complex protein — MGLRAMFSSISGLQSDSIWLDVIGNNIANSNTVGYKSSRLEFADQLSQNILGGQAGNQGQGTGGVDPQQIGLGTRVGSIQTLFAQGSTQMTGISTDISIQGDGFLSARRGNDVLLTRAGNLTFDGNGYLVNPNGDRIQGFNALTVYNKNTINSAFNGGFLQVTSAVPTLNTAGLSQTQDIQIPRDMTIPPKATTEVTFKGNLDSLQQPNLLDLFPGLFTGASPGATLPVGLTIAFIGPANALDTTRMTVQINASGGFTLQQAANLSTFIPGNFPPPAPLENGYLSLTTVQGFGGNYAWEQSPPVPPAHQMSETVYDSEGNLRQITVQFYQVNDLGTNGINNPAGPNQVCYAWYAFDTTGGKPVSTAGLLGGTGIGEGDLQGAGPFFSYDRGLVNQGFFGDFLWFNTEGSLASSGGVGGFPGPPGLGVNYMSIPRVYLPPVNFNPPVSPIPTQGAEITPVSLDFGSFGLLGGTQQIPVGKRDGIYSDAEGGYQVVNGVNTYVPKNTVYAADQNGYPSGVLQGINIDQTGTIQGSFSNGRILPLAQLALTQVANPEGLAKVGDNEFSLSQNSGAAHVGFGGQSGFGKVLSGSLEGSNVDLSVELSNMIIAQRGFETNARMISVVNHTLDTLSHLGQGG; from the coding sequence ATGGGCCTTCGGGCTATGTTCAGTTCCATCTCTGGCCTCCAATCGGACAGCATCTGGTTGGACGTCATCGGGAACAATATCGCCAACAGCAACACGGTCGGCTATAAGTCGAGCCGGTTGGAGTTTGCTGACCAATTATCCCAGAACATCCTGGGCGGCCAGGCGGGGAACCAGGGACAAGGGACGGGTGGCGTGGATCCCCAGCAGATCGGTTTGGGGACCCGCGTGGGCTCCATCCAGACCCTTTTTGCCCAAGGGTCCACCCAGATGACCGGGATCTCGACGGACATCTCCATCCAAGGGGATGGGTTCCTTTCCGCCCGGCGGGGAAATGATGTTCTTTTGACGCGGGCCGGGAACCTGACCTTCGACGGGAACGGTTACCTGGTCAATCCCAATGGGGACCGGATCCAGGGTTTCAATGCCTTGACGGTCTACAACAAGAACACCATCAATTCGGCTTTCAACGGCGGCTTTCTCCAGGTGACCAGTGCGGTCCCGACCCTCAACACGGCAGGCCTTTCACAGACCCAGGATATCCAGATCCCCCGGGATATGACGATCCCGCCGAAAGCCACCACCGAGGTGACCTTCAAAGGGAACTTGGATTCACTCCAGCAGCCCAATCTTCTCGACCTTTTCCCGGGTCTCTTCACGGGGGCTTCCCCCGGGGCGACACTTCCCGTCGGGCTGACCATCGCCTTCATCGGACCGGCCAATGCCCTCGATACCACACGAATGACGGTCCAGATCAATGCTTCGGGAGGTTTTACACTCCAACAGGCCGCCAACCTTTCGACCTTCATTCCGGGGAATTTCCCGCCTCCTGCCCCTTTGGAGAACGGCTATCTGAGCCTCACGACGGTCCAGGGTTTTGGAGGGAATTATGCCTGGGAGCAATCACCCCCGGTCCCGCCGGCCCACCAGATGTCAGAAACCGTTTATGATTCCGAGGGTAATTTGCGCCAGATCACCGTTCAGTTCTACCAAGTGAACGACCTGGGGACCAATGGCATCAATAATCCGGCCGGTCCGAATCAGGTTTGCTATGCCTGGTACGCCTTTGACACCACCGGCGGCAAGCCAGTCTCTACCGCCGGGCTTCTGGGCGGAACGGGGATCGGCGAGGGGGACCTGCAAGGGGCGGGGCCCTTCTTTTCCTATGACCGGGGCTTGGTCAACCAGGGATTTTTCGGGGACTTCCTTTGGTTCAATACGGAGGGATCGCTCGCCTCAAGCGGGGGAGTGGGTGGGTTTCCCGGTCCTCCGGGCTTAGGGGTCAATTATATGTCCATCCCCCGGGTCTATCTTCCTCCGGTCAATTTCAATCCTCCGGTTTCCCCCATCCCCACCCAGGGCGCGGAGATCACTCCTGTTTCGCTGGACTTCGGGTCTTTCGGCCTCCTGGGGGGCACCCAACAGATCCCCGTCGGGAAAAGGGATGGTATCTACAGTGATGCGGAAGGGGGTTACCAGGTCGTCAACGGCGTTAACACTTATGTCCCCAAAAATACGGTCTATGCCGCCGACCAGAACGGTTATCCTTCCGGTGTCCTTCAAGGGATCAATATCGACCAGACAGGGACCATCCAAGGTTCGTTTTCGAACGGTCGGATCCTGCCACTGGCCCAATTGGCGTTGACCCAGGTCGCCAATCCGGAAGGATTGGCCAAGGTGGGGGATAATGAATTCTCCCTTTCCCAGAATTCGGGTGCGGCCCATGTCGGATTCGGGGGACAATCGGGATTCGGAAAGGTACTTTCCGGTTCCTTGGAGGGTTCCAATGTGGACCTTTCCGTCGAGCTTTCCAACATGATCATCGCCCAACGGGGTTTTGAGACCAACGCCCGCATGATCTCGGTGGTCAACCATACTTTGGATACCCTTTCCCATTTGGGTCAGGGCGGCTAA
- a CDS encoding ABC-2 family transporter protein has protein sequence MKEKLALYWMAFNTALQAKFEYRVDMVLGVLTSCMLQLSALGLLWIVFSQTPRLNDWTPEQVVLLFGVMAASLGTSELLFNHIWMLPYYVVMGELDRLMTYPVDSLYFLLITRPELHSFGNLFMGYGLAGLALVRLHAPLEAWLLLPLCVLCGSVMYTSALVIFGSLSFRFIGPTSMHFMIPHVLLQATRYPLSIFPGWLQYALMFLLPYGAFNYLPAGLLLDKGLAPWLFLAAPLAAVLFVLEARACWKWGINQYESTGS, from the coding sequence ATGAAGGAAAAACTGGCGCTCTACTGGATGGCCTTCAACACCGCCCTGCAGGCCAAGTTCGAATACCGGGTGGACATGGTGCTGGGGGTACTGACTTCCTGCATGTTGCAGTTGTCCGCGTTGGGCCTGCTATGGATCGTCTTCAGCCAGACCCCACGGCTGAACGATTGGACGCCGGAACAGGTTGTCCTTCTCTTCGGGGTGATGGCGGCTTCTCTGGGCACCTCGGAGCTGCTTTTCAACCATATTTGGATGCTTCCTTACTACGTGGTCATGGGCGAGTTGGACCGTCTCATGACCTACCCGGTCGATTCACTTTATTTCCTGTTGATCACCCGGCCCGAACTCCATTCCTTCGGGAACCTTTTCATGGGCTATGGCTTGGCCGGCCTGGCCCTGGTCCGCCTCCACGCCCCCCTGGAAGCTTGGCTCCTCCTGCCCCTCTGCGTCCTCTGCGGCTCGGTCATGTACACCTCGGCCCTGGTCATCTTCGGGAGCCTCTCTTTCCGTTTCATCGGCCCCACCTCGATGCACTTCATGATCCCCCATGTCCTGCTCCAGGCCACTCGTTACCCTTTGAGCATCTTCCCGGGCTGGCTGCAATATGCCCTGATGTTCCTCCTACCCTACGGGGCATTCAATTATCTTCCCGCGGGCCTGCTGCTCGACAAGGGACTGGCTCCCTGGCTTTTCCTGGCCGCCCCCCTGGCGGCGGTCCTGTTCGTCCTGGAGGCACGGGCCTGCTGGAAATGGGGCATCAACCAGTACGAAAGCACCGGCTCCTGA
- a CDS encoding RNA polymerase sigma factor, with amino-acid sequence MTSIDRELVQRILKGEQTAFQELYKTHQKALIRACWYFLGNDVEVEDMVQETFIKALKNLDKFRFECSLGTWLNHIAVNLCRDHLEKKKKTMPFSVDFFASHPSREQNKAYPEEALKLLREEIQHLEGRDKELITLREIKGLSYEAIANRLKMPVGSVTSGLFRARQKLIEKVREKLPAGWEEGFS; translated from the coding sequence GTGACTTCCATTGACCGGGAACTGGTCCAACGCATCTTGAAAGGCGAACAAACCGCTTTCCAAGAACTCTATAAAACCCATCAAAAGGCCTTGATCCGGGCTTGTTGGTACTTCCTTGGCAACGACGTCGAGGTCGAGGATATGGTGCAGGAAACCTTCATCAAGGCCCTCAAAAACCTCGATAAATTCCGGTTCGAATGCTCCCTGGGGACCTGGTTGAACCATATCGCCGTCAACCTTTGCCGGGATCATCTGGAAAAGAAGAAGAAAACTATGCCGTTCTCGGTGGATTTTTTCGCTTCCCACCCGTCCAGAGAGCAGAACAAAGCCTACCCGGAGGAAGCCCTCAAGCTCTTGCGGGAGGAGATCCAACACCTGGAGGGGCGGGACAAGGAACTGATCACGTTGCGCGAGATCAAGGGGCTCTCCTACGAAGCCATCGCGAACCGGTTGAAGATGCCGGTGGGTAGCGTGACATCAGGCCTTTTCCGGGCCCGTCAAAAACTGATTGAAAAAGTGCGGGAAAAATTGCCAGCGGGCTGGGAAGAAGGGTTTTCGTGA
- a CDS encoding ATP-binding cassette domain-containing protein: MELALKVEKLAKSYTRRIHKPGLLGSIQSLFSGRTEDVPAVRGVSFTIGRGERVGLIGENGAGKSTTLKMLTGIIVPTGGTLEVLGLLPWKQRRELALNIGVVFGQRPQLLWDIPVRETFRLLKTMYRIPEEVYQVTYSQAVKRLGLEPLLGTPVRQLSLGQRMRCDLAAALLHAPAVAFLDEPTIGLDLSVKEQVREFIADMQERFGTTLLITTHDLKDITETCDRLLLLDKGTLLFDGSLKAFETRFARESRIVAELHRPIAPAALKKLTAEMKRHGGKVLEAEGHRLVVEYRKAGAAPALTQALLRGPKVADLTLEKTDIETIVTRIYRQKD, from the coding sequence ATGGAACTCGCGCTGAAGGTCGAAAAACTCGCCAAAAGCTATACCCGCCGCATCCACAAGCCCGGCCTCTTGGGCTCGATCCAGTCCCTCTTTTCGGGCCGGACCGAGGACGTCCCCGCCGTGCGGGGGGTCTCCTTCACCATCGGCCGCGGGGAAAGGGTGGGATTGATCGGCGAGAACGGGGCGGGCAAATCCACCACCTTGAAGATGCTCACCGGCATCATCGTGCCCACCGGGGGCACCCTGGAGGTGCTGGGTCTTTTGCCCTGGAAGCAGCGCCGGGAACTGGCCCTCAATATCGGGGTGGTCTTCGGCCAAAGGCCCCAACTGCTCTGGGACATCCCGGTGCGCGAGACCTTCCGGCTCCTGAAGACCATGTATCGCATCCCCGAGGAGGTCTATCAGGTCACCTACTCCCAGGCGGTCAAACGTCTGGGCCTGGAGCCCCTGCTGGGCACGCCCGTGCGCCAATTGTCCCTGGGCCAGCGGATGCGTTGCGACCTGGCGGCCGCGCTCCTGCACGCACCCGCCGTCGCCTTCCTGGACGAACCCACCATCGGCCTGGACCTGTCGGTCAAGGAACAGGTCCGGGAGTTCATTGCGGACATGCAGGAACGTTTCGGGACCACCCTTCTTATCACCACCCACGACCTGAAGGACATCACCGAGACCTGCGACCGCCTCCTGCTCCTGGACAAGGGGACCTTGCTCTTCGACGGCTCCCTCAAGGCCTTCGAGACCCGTTTCGCCCGGGAATCCCGTATCGTGGCCGAACTGCACCGGCCCATCGCCCCGGCGGCCCTGAAGAAGCTCACCGCCGAGATGAAACGCCATGGTGGGAAAGTGCTGGAGGCGGAAGGCCACCGCCTGGTGGTGGAATACCGCAAGGCCGGGGCCGCCCCCGCCCTGACCCAGGCCCTCCTGAGGGGCCCCAAGGTCGCCGACCTGACCCTGGAAAAGACCGACATCGAGACCATCGTGACCCGCATCTACCGGCAGAAGGACTGA
- a CDS encoding FKBP-type peptidyl-prolyl cis-trans isomerase, with product MEVPASASTITTASGLRYLVLQEGTGEGVPAGKKVTVHYTGWLTNGTKFDSSLDRGRPFEFTLGVGQVIKGWDEGVQGMKVGEKRKLLIPSALGYGPRGAGGVIPPNADLVFEVTLLGYQ from the coding sequence TTGGAGGTCCCGGCTTCTGCTTCCACCATCACCACCGCTTCCGGGCTCCGCTATCTGGTCCTCCAGGAAGGAACGGGAGAAGGGGTCCCGGCGGGCAAGAAGGTCACCGTCCATTACACCGGTTGGCTGACCAACGGCACCAAGTTCGACAGTTCCCTGGACCGGGGACGTCCCTTCGAATTCACCTTGGGGGTCGGCCAGGTCATCAAGGGATGGGACGAGGGCGTCCAGGGCATGAAAGTGGGCGAAAAGCGGAAGCTCCTCATCCCCTCGGCGCTGGGTTATGGTCCCCGGGGCGCGGGGGGCGTGATCCCTCCCAACGCCGACCTGGTCTTCGAGGTCACCTTGCTGGGTTATCAATAA
- a CDS encoding PorV/PorQ family protein: MKVLRGVNTLIENRSSKKRPVLWCWLAWMLLGVLTQRVWGLSTDPATAFPILSSGMGARATGMGENFTAVADDFSALQYNPAGLARIDQNQLSAVHNGYFVDGFYEDLGGTLSLEGTGTMAFDLSYLNYGPIPKRDPSGALLGTYNPFDLGLGAAFGFPLQKDLSLGFGSRWIRQDIDGSVHMGLMWEAGLLERPDDHLSLGFNLRNAGVETGGYHLPTEMLLGVALKIPLASQGSQEILIATDGDLGFFGGNRLGAGFEYGIEKRYFLRCGYHADLFQESSTSLNGLSFGGGVRISQFQLDYSFSFLGDLGNLQRFSVGYSFPEKPRPSSTPMPTPVPAAPPAPSTFFDLGAPVPGAAPQTQAAPGASGGTGAAVTLQFEVTTGGDLTAQQCFDQAEVKLRMGLKQEALDLYLKAVEKDPHFQRAWDRLGRLYFDKSLESYRKLLELDPQNERLREWLKQYPQ; this comes from the coding sequence GTGAAAGTTCTACGGGGAGTGAATACCCTGATCGAAAATAGATCCTCCAAAAAGCGACCGGTCCTGTGGTGTTGGCTCGCCTGGATGCTCCTGGGCGTGCTAACGCAACGGGTTTGGGGTCTTTCCACGGACCCGGCCACAGCTTTCCCGATCCTCTCCTCGGGGATGGGCGCCCGGGCCACGGGAATGGGAGAGAACTTTACCGCCGTCGCCGACGATTTTTCCGCCCTGCAATACAACCCCGCCGGACTTGCCCGGATCGACCAAAATCAGTTGAGTGCCGTGCACAATGGTTATTTTGTGGACGGATTTTATGAGGATCTGGGCGGGACCCTCTCCCTGGAGGGGACCGGAACGATGGCTTTCGACCTGAGTTATCTGAATTACGGACCGATCCCGAAACGGGACCCTTCGGGGGCCCTGTTGGGGACCTACAACCCCTTCGACCTGGGGCTGGGAGCCGCCTTCGGATTCCCCCTCCAAAAGGACCTTTCCCTCGGTTTCGGGAGCCGTTGGATCCGCCAGGATATCGATGGGAGTGTCCACATGGGATTGATGTGGGAGGCGGGGCTCCTGGAAAGGCCTGATGACCACCTGAGCCTTGGGTTCAACCTCCGTAACGCGGGGGTGGAAACGGGGGGGTATCATTTGCCCACTGAAATGCTGCTGGGCGTGGCCTTGAAGATTCCCTTAGCTTCCCAAGGGAGCCAGGAGATCCTCATCGCCACGGATGGGGACCTGGGCTTCTTCGGCGGGAACCGCCTGGGGGCAGGGTTCGAGTACGGCATCGAGAAGCGTTATTTTCTTCGGTGCGGTTACCATGCGGATCTTTTCCAGGAATCCTCCACATCCTTGAATGGATTGAGCTTCGGGGGAGGGGTGAGGATCAGCCAGTTCCAACTGGATTATTCCTTTTCCTTCCTGGGCGATTTGGGGAACCTGCAGCGTTTTTCGGTGGGTTATTCCTTCCCGGAAAAGCCCAGGCCGAGTTCCACGCCGATGCCGACCCCTGTGCCTGCGGCGCCCCCGGCCCCGAGCACCTTTTTTGACCTGGGCGCGCCGGTCCCGGGAGCCGCTCCCCAGACCCAGGCCGCGCCCGGCGCATCGGGAGGCACCGGGGCTGCGGTCACCCTGCAGTTCGAGGTGACGACCGGGGGGGACCTTACGGCCCAACAATGTTTCGATCAGGCCGAAGTGAAGCTCCGGATGGGTCTCAAGCAGGAGGCCTTGGACCTTTACCTCAAGGCCGTGGAGAAGGACCCCCATTTCCAGAGGGCTTGGGACCGCCTGGGACGCCTTTATTTCGACAAATCCCTGGAATCCTACCGGAAACTGCTCGAATTGGACCCCCAGAACGAGCGCTTGCGGGAGTGGTTGAAGCAATATCCCCAATAA
- a CDS encoding ABC-2 family transporter protein, with the protein MNFRSLQPPLTAGQMLESYGSLFVRSLKASFAYRASTVTSLLTAMLMYAIPMLVWKQVFAQNPALAASHTRMFPYLLMAGCVNYGLSMSVEFRIGQRIRQGLIATDLLKPVDFQMAQGVQAISDGLFNGVLGMVVFGCGWIFLGDEILPAGGEALAFFIPSFLMAFLIQYLICFVFVQGAFYTYSGYGIFAARGALHQTFSGISAPLTLYPAFLYNIGQWLPFRHTLYTPVSLYLGTTRGAEAWALLGEQVAWTAGLFLLGRFLMGRSLKQLEVQGG; encoded by the coding sequence ATGAACTTCCGGTCCCTCCAACCCCCATTGACCGCCGGGCAGATGTTGGAAAGCTACGGATCCCTCTTCGTCCGGTCGCTCAAGGCGAGCTTCGCCTACCGGGCCTCCACCGTGACCTCATTGCTGACGGCCATGCTGATGTACGCCATTCCCATGCTGGTCTGGAAGCAGGTCTTCGCCCAGAACCCGGCCTTGGCGGCCAGCCACACCCGGATGTTCCCCTACCTTTTGATGGCCGGTTGCGTCAATTATGGCCTGAGCATGAGCGTGGAGTTCCGTATCGGACAACGGATCCGCCAGGGCTTGATCGCCACCGACCTTTTGAAGCCCGTGGACTTCCAGATGGCCCAAGGGGTCCAGGCCATCAGCGACGGTCTTTTCAACGGGGTCCTGGGGATGGTCGTCTTCGGATGTGGTTGGATCTTCCTGGGGGACGAGATCCTCCCGGCCGGTGGGGAGGCCTTGGCCTTCTTCATCCCCAGTTTCCTGATGGCCTTCCTGATCCAATACCTCATCTGCTTCGTCTTCGTTCAGGGGGCCTTCTATACCTACAGCGGATACGGGATCTTCGCAGCCCGAGGGGCCCTGCACCAGACCTTCTCCGGCATCTCGGCGCCCCTCACCCTCTACCCCGCCTTCCTTTACAACATCGGCCAATGGCTCCCCTTCCGCCATACCCTCTATACCCCCGTCTCCCTTTACCTGGGGACCACCCGGGGCGCGGAGGCCTGGGCTCTTCTGGGGGAACAGGTCGCCTGGACCGCCGGTCTTTTCCTTCTGGGGCGCTTCCTGATGGGCCGTTCCCTCAAACAGTTGGAAGTCCAAGGAGGATAG
- a CDS encoding T9SS type A sorting domain-containing protein, which translates to MNPGAPNLHRSFGRALFVLSVLCFFYCAGKTQAQVATNTPTNTPCGPCTFTSTPTNTPTATTTVTPTHTPTLTFSATPTLTATQTATPTLTPTVTESMTSTASPTPTFSATPSFTATPTLTPTLSPTLTPTFTPTITATPTVTFSPSPTAPPGCQDLVNYAYPNPDPGDSLQFLYVLCETSQVQIQILNGAGNPVAKWETLGNPGNNLYTADVSSFSHGVYYFYLTAQGASGSKRSSLGKFGLTRSP; encoded by the coding sequence ATGAACCCGGGCGCTCCAAATCTCCACCGGTCCTTCGGGAGGGCCTTGTTCGTCCTTTCGGTCCTTTGTTTTTTTTACTGTGCCGGAAAGACCCAAGCCCAGGTCGCCACGAATACCCCCACCAACACCCCTTGCGGTCCCTGCACTTTTACCTCCACTCCCACGAATACCCCGACCGCCACAACGACTGTCACGCCGACCCACACGCCCACCCTTACTTTCTCCGCTACTCCGACCTTGACCGCGACCCAGACCGCCACGCCTACCTTGACGCCGACCGTGACGGAATCGATGACGTCTACCGCATCCCCCACCCCTACTTTCTCGGCTACGCCGTCCTTCACGGCCACCCCGACCTTGACTCCGACCTTGAGCCCTACGCTGACACCGACCTTCACGCCCACGATCACGGCCACTCCCACGGTCACCTTTTCTCCCAGCCCCACGGCCCCGCCCGGATGCCAAGATCTGGTCAATTACGCCTATCCCAACCCGGACCCAGGGGACAGCCTCCAATTCCTTTATGTGCTTTGCGAGACCAGCCAGGTCCAGATCCAGATCCTCAACGGAGCGGGTAACCCCGTGGCGAAATGGGAGACCCTGGGGAACCCGGGGAACAACCTCTATACGGCGGATGTGTCCTCCTTCTCCCACGGCGTTTATTATTTTTATCTGACGGCCCAGGGAGCTTCCGGATCCAAAAGGTCCTCCTTAGGCAAGTTCGGGCTGACCCGGTCTCCTTAG
- a CDS encoding FlgD immunoglobulin-like domain containing protein, producing the protein MKFSPETLLRIYLDGSFTEEAQAEFDALMRRDPAFAEQVTQAVAERLGPVPEASVEAIASRLDAQVMDLWARHKPSPWLKNLQLGGKALVALGVVALGYWGFRHWTSMTTIQAGTAAAPVPGTFLSGQAEGAKKNPAKELPDHSTVRQVRSVARPPEPDNAAREEGGTAGIQDRRTLSAKAPANTQERSPMPVVPAVSTQSKSASALGDALRVDIHSDRPGPATITIFDAHGNLVRHLFAGPVEAGDRYVDWDGKDDLGVPVLPGSYHVVLGLNGKKMSGVLKILPK; encoded by the coding sequence GTGAAATTTTCACCCGAAACATTATTGAGGATCTACCTGGACGGTTCCTTTACCGAGGAGGCCCAGGCGGAGTTCGACGCCCTGATGCGCCGGGACCCGGCTTTTGCCGAACAGGTCACCCAAGCGGTCGCCGAGCGTTTGGGACCCGTTCCCGAAGCCTCCGTGGAGGCCATCGCTTCACGTTTGGACGCCCAGGTGATGGATCTTTGGGCCCGGCATAAACCTTCCCCTTGGCTCAAGAATCTTCAACTCGGCGGGAAGGCCCTGGTCGCCCTCGGTGTGGTGGCACTCGGCTATTGGGGTTTCCGCCATTGGACCTCCATGACGACGATCCAGGCCGGAACGGCCGCCGCACCCGTTCCCGGAACCTTCTTGTCCGGCCAAGCGGAGGGGGCGAAGAAAAACCCGGCCAAGGAGCTTCCGGACCATTCCACGGTCCGGCAGGTGCGGTCCGTCGCGCGCCCCCCCGAACCGGATAACGCGGCCCGAGAAGAAGGCGGGACCGCGGGGATCCAAGATCGAAGGACCCTGTCCGCAAAGGCCCCGGCAAATACCCAAGAGAGGAGTCCGATGCCGGTCGTTCCAGCGGTCTCGACCCAGTCCAAGTCCGCCAGTGCCTTGGGGGACGCCCTCCGGGTGGACATCCATTCGGATAGGCCCGGCCCGGCGACCATCACGATCTTCGACGCCCATGGGAATTTGGTCCGGCATCTTTTTGCGGGACCTGTGGAAGCGGGCGATCGTTATGTGGATTGGGACGGGAAGGACGACTTGGGTGTCCCGGTGCTTCCAGGTTCCTATCATGTGGTCCTGGGCCTGAACGGGAAGAAAATGTCAGGGGTCTTGAAGATCCTGCCCAAGTAA
- a CDS encoding FKBP-type peptidyl-prolyl cis-trans isomerase: MLKTLLLAASLAIPAAAVLADDAPASTPAPTTVAKTKTVKSAKVVTTADGLKYQILKTGKGKAAKAGHRVSVHYTGWLTDGTKFDSSVDRGQPFQFNLGAGQVIRGWDEGVEGMKIGEKRKLTIPSSLGYGERGAGGVIPPNATLIFDVELLGVE, translated from the coding sequence ATGCTGAAGACCTTGTTGCTTGCCGCCAGCCTTGCCATTCCTGCTGCCGCCGTCCTGGCCGATGACGCGCCCGCGTCGACCCCGGCCCCCACGACCGTCGCCAAGACGAAAACCGTCAAGTCCGCCAAGGTCGTCACCACCGCCGATGGCTTGAAATACCAGATCCTCAAGACGGGCAAGGGGAAGGCCGCCAAGGCCGGCCACCGGGTCTCCGTCCACTATACGGGTTGGCTCACGGACGGCACCAAGTTCGATAGTTCGGTGGACCGGGGCCAGCCTTTCCAGTTCAACCTCGGCGCCGGCCAGGTCATCCGGGGCTGGGATGAGGGTGTGGAGGGCATGAAGATCGGCGAGAAGCGTAAGCTGACCATCCCTTCCTCCTTGGGCTATGGAGAACGGGGAGCGGGCGGCGTCATCCCACCCAACGCGACCCTGATCTTCGATGTGGAACTCCTGGGCGTCGAGTAG
- a CDS encoding BON domain-containing protein has translation MDNHNLSDPKDVELEADISRVIRNRGMGIHVTVRSRVVSLSGVVDDFATKRDIESAVHGVAGGCTIHNNIRVARIAD, from the coding sequence ATGGACAACCACAATCTTTCGGATCCTAAGGACGTCGAATTGGAAGCGGATATCAGCCGCGTCATCCGCAACCGGGGCATGGGCATCCATGTCACGGTCCGCAGCAGGGTCGTTTCCCTCTCGGGAGTGGTGGATGATTTCGCGACCAAGCGGGATATCGAGTCCGCGGTCCATGGGGTGGCGGGAGGCTGCACCATCCATAACAATATCCGGGTGGCCCGCATCGCCGACTGA
- a CDS encoding SET domain-containing protein, with amino-acid sequence MRIKPWVSEAVEVRKSGMEGQGVYAVQNIKENDVIGVFGGIVIPEGEIEVLSKTVPADKLNLDHAMYIYPGFIMLHDYENGCDPLCFVNHACDPSSKVVNGIVLVANRDIPKGEEISWDYRQTDNVGNWTYEFKCQCGSANCTGAVQVGPKYRTKVTAASN; translated from the coding sequence ATGAGGATCAAGCCTTGGGTCAGTGAGGCTGTGGAAGTCAGGAAGAGCGGGATGGAAGGCCAGGGTGTTTACGCCGTCCAAAACATCAAGGAGAACGACGTGATCGGTGTCTTTGGGGGCATCGTGATCCCTGAAGGAGAGATCGAAGTCCTGTCCAAGACTGTGCCCGCCGATAAACTCAATCTCGATCATGCCATGTACATTTACCCGGGGTTCATCATGCTGCATGATTACGAGAACGGATGCGACCCCCTTTGTTTCGTCAATCATGCCTGCGATCCTTCATCCAAGGTGGTCAACGGCATCGTCTTGGTGGCCAACCGGGACATCCCCAAGGGGGAAGAGATCAGCTGGGATTACCGGCAGACCGACAATGTTGGCAATTGGACCTACGAGTTCAAATGCCAATGCGGGAGCGCCAACTGCACCGGTGCCGTCCAAGTGGGTCCCAAATACCGAACAAAGGTCACGGCCGCTTCAAACTGA